A window of Loxodonta africana isolate mLoxAfr1 chromosome 3, mLoxAfr1.hap2, whole genome shotgun sequence genomic DNA:
CTATATGGAGGCTTATTGTGATTTGCCATTACTCGCATATTTGTTTATGCCCTTTCAAGCTAAATGTGTAGGTGTAAGTTGTCCTACTTATAAATTTATCGGCGAAAAGCCCGTAGGGAGTCACGTACAGTTCACTTGgagcatttgtttttattttgcttcaGAGGACCTGTTCTCGCAAGGAAATGAAAGCTGTTTTGGAGCCAGATTCACTCAAAAGCAAGTGCAGCGTTGGGAACCGATCACACACCcccttgcttttgtttctctagcAGCAAACCCTCCTACACGTCACCGACGCGGATTTCTCCCGCGACAAGAGTGGCTCGGGCGACACACCCTGGGGCCCGGGCTTCGCAGCCTGGTCCTCCCACCCTGTGCCCGCGGTCGGGGCGCGCAGCACCCGCAGGCGCCTTTTCTCTCCTGCCGACCCCTTTCTGGAAGCCCGAATTCCCCCGAAGTCCAGAGATTCTGAGCGAGTCCCTCCAAGAAGGCGCGCAATCGGGTTCCGTCTTCCATGCGCCCGGGAGGAGCCTGGAGAGGTGGCCTTTCCAGGAGGGCATCGTTAGAGGAAAGCTAAGGACAGACTCGCTGGGCCTTTGCCAGGCCGCCCGGGGGCAGCTCCGGGCTCCCGAGCTCAGGCCCCGGGAAGGCCAGAACTTTGCGGGAGAAGAAGCAGCTCGGCCCCGGGCAAGACGCGTGGAGCCGCCTGCTCCCGCACCGGGCCCTCCCGGTTCCTCCCCGGCCTCTCCTTCCGCAGCGACCCGGCCGCCGGTATTTTTCCCCGAGGTGGCCGGCCCACTGCCGGGCGCATTGTTTTCTCCCACGCCGCCGCGTCTCCAGGTCCCCGATGTGTGTGGTTGTCCGCGTGACAGATGGTGCCCCAGAAGCCTGCAAGGGCATACGAGGCAATTTGCAGTTGAAAGTAGCCTCCACGTTTGTTTAGTCATTTCTCTATTTTCATGGAGAGGCGCGAGTGGGGCGAGGAAGTCTTCTCGCTCCCGGCCGCTTGCTCTCGGGCCTGGGGTTCCTCTAGGCCCCCACCCCAGCGCAGGGGTCCGGCGTGCCCTCCTCAGTCCCGGCACCCGCGAGCACCCGAGCCGCCCCAGACCCGCGTGAGGCCGTCGGGCGCCGCGGCTCTCCCGCTGCTGTGCCGGGGGCCCTCGGGGCGGCTAGGCCACGCACGCCTCGTCTCCCCGCCCCTGGTAACACCAGATGTATCGTCCTTAGGAATCATTCGTTTgtcaggaaagaggaagagagtAGGGAGGCGGAATCGCAGAGTTGGTATTTGGCCGGAGAAGGCACAAAAACCCAGTCTCGGCCCGGCGGCCGTCCCGGACCAGGCCCACAGGCCGGTCTCCGTCTCCTGCAAGCCGAGCCGTTGAGCCCAGGATGCGGCCTCGGAGCCGGCGCTGTGGGGAGGCGCGGGGCTCCGGCCTTCGGGCCTGCCCTCGGGGTGCCCTCCCTAAGGCCGCGGCCTGCTCGGCCACGCGCAGCAGCTCGGTGTGGGGAGCGGACCGGGACGCGCGGACGCGGCACCGAGAAAGTCCCTCCTCGAGCCCGCGGGCAGGGCGGGCGTGGTAGGCCCCTGCCCGCTCTGAGAAAGAAAGGCTGGTTCCTTTTATTGATTGATCTTCTGACTCCCCCTCAGCCTCCAAAATGATGCTGAGTCCGGACCAAGCCGCCGACTCGGACCACCCCAGCTCGGCACACTCGGACCCGGAGTCGCTGGGCGGCGCGGACCCAAAGGTGCTGGGCAACGTGTCGGACGTGGAGCCGGTGGAGGAGGCCGAGGGAGACGGCAAGGGCGGCAGCCGGGCCGCGCTCTACCCGCACCCGCAGCAGCTGAGCCGCGAGGAGAAGCGCCGCCGCCGGCGCGCCACCGCCAAGTACCGCTCGGCCCACGCCACCCGCGAGCGCATCCGCGTGGAAGCCTTCAACCTGGCCTTCGCCGAGCTCCGCAAACTGCTGCCCACGCTGCCCCCGGACAAGAAGCTCTCCAAGATCGAGATCCTgcgcctggccatctgctacatCTCCTATCTCAACCACGTCCTGGACGTGTAGGGCAGGGGGCGCTGCAGGAGGCCGTCGGGTCCGCGGCTGCGGAGCGCGAACCGGACCGACGGGGGCGGGCGCCGCGGGGACCACAGAGGAGGCGGTGGCCCAGTGAGAAGGCCGCTGCTAGAGACTTGGACGAGGAAAGAAGCTCGCCAAATGTTCTCTCTGGTCAGCAGGGCGAGGAGGGAAGGTTTCCGACCCCGGGAGGAGGGGATGTCTGGGGAGCCTTGGGGCTTGCAGGGGGCATTTTCCAGGCCCAGCCATCCTCCTGGAAGCACCGGAGGTGAGCCACCTCTGGGCCTCCCCTCCGTGAGTTAGGGTCCCTTCCAGGGTTGTTGCTTTAGCTTGCTGGAGACTTCGAGTTCTCCTACGTTAATCTCCCACAAATCGTCATGTTACGAAAGAATGAGGCGAAAGCTCAGAGTACAGGCTCATAACTTTAGGGTATCCAGAATTTTTCTAAATGACAAGTCACCAAACATTCTGGGGGGCGAGATCTCTTCCAGTGTAGAGAATTAAGGCACAGAAAAGCGGAACGTGAAATTTTCCGTTCTGATGTGAAAAGAAAAATACTACAATGCAACTAGGACAGACAAACCCTGAGTATTTGGTaaggtcaaaaagatacattGAGAACAAAGAGACACACTGTGAGAAGATCTGAACTTGGTAAGATTTGAACCCCAAGATATGACACTCATGTAGACAGGAATATCCATATTTAATGGAAAACTTAAtatctgattgttttttcagGCAAAGTGCCCCTttatatatccaaaaaaaaaatgtatttgtgaCCTTAAACACGTGGACCCGTAGGTGCAGTTAGAAAAAGACAacctatttttatttatgttaGAAGAAGTAGAGTATTTTTTTCCAGACGTTTATTTTTCAGAGTGGTGATAATTTTACTTTGGATACTCTGTGCCAATTTATTTATAGTCAAGTGTTTACACTTTGTCCTGTGGAATAATTATGTCTAACTTTCTAAGTGTTTGCTGAGATTATACTGTGGTCTTTCTTTTTGCTCTAATTATATTGCACTTGTCTAACAGATTTCCCACTTCTCCCTGTTTctaaacatattttatatattaagaTGTTTGTTCTTGAAAGGTCCTTTTGTTGTGAGATCAGCAACACTAGCACTTCACTattatagttttttaaaaaagtaagtgTTGTTATTCTTATCTGTAGTTCAGCTGGAAAAGTACAAACTGTTTATAAGAAGTGTagcttctttgtgtgtgtgtgatgtttgTGTGTGGGATAATTTTAGGAAATTAAgttattttcctaaaaaaaaaaaaaaaagaattcagaacTACTTTCTTctgtgacaaccaaaaagaaaaatctaaccTGAAAATGTTTCATGTTCTCAG
This region includes:
- the NHLH2 gene encoding helix-loop-helix protein 2; amino-acid sequence: MMLSPDQAADSDHPSSAHSDPESLGGADPKVLGNVSDVEPVEEAEGDGKGGSRAALYPHPQQLSREEKRRRRRATAKYRSAHATRERIRVEAFNLAFAELRKLLPTLPPDKKLSKIEILRLAICYISYLNHVLDV